CGCCCCCCTCCCATGCAGTCCCAAGTCCCCCCCTCGGCTGTGAGGGTCAGGCGGGGAGGAAGAGTGTCCAGGGGGCGGGTGTGTCCGTTTGAATGCCCAGGCCGCGGTTGGCGAATTGGTTTCCGAGGGGGACGGCTGGGGTCGGGGCTTGCTGCCGGGGGAGAGCGTGCCATTGGTCAGGCCGTGGGGGGCGGGCGGGGTAGTCTTAGAGGACGTGGAGGGGGGCCGTCCCCGGTCCTGAAGGAGGATGCAGTTTCTGTCCGGGCCGGAGTGCTCCCCCTCCTGTGATGGCGCCTTGCGTTTCCGgagggcggcggcggcggcctCCTCTCTCAGTCTCAGCTGCTGCTTGCTGGGTCGCCCCACTGGGTTCTTGGGCCTCCCGGGGCCTGGAGGCCTCCCGGGGCCCACGTGACGGACAGGGGGCGGCGCAGGGCCTGCGGCAAGGCTGCCACCGCTGCCAGAGTTCTCTGATTGGTTAACAGCTGTGGAGTGGGAGGTGATTTCTAGGCGTGACTCCCTCCCCGGCCCGTGGGAAGAAGAGGAATGCCTGACAGAGGGGGCACTGTGACTTCCTGTCCTGACTTTAGAgtgcagagaggaagaggacgaaGATGACGAAGACGAGGAAGAGGGGACGCTTTTCACAGAGGGACTCTGGGACTGGTGGTCTGAAGCTTGAGGTATTTTCCTGCAGAGGAAACACAACTGTATTAGATCCAGACAAATCCTTTGGTCTTGATACAGGAAGGCCCCGTAGCGCCTCAATAATGCAGCAGATCGTCAACCAAAATTCCCACGCAGAAATGTTTCTTATAACACTGCTGCCTAGATTTCAGCCAAACCAAAGCATCCAAAACCCTCATTAGACTGTAAACCTCAAATCAACCTGCAGGCGCCCAATCCACCACAGGGGTCGCCGGGCCACGGTAAGACATGTCCTGTCGGTCCACCTCCCTCTAGTCCAGATTACACAAGACCAACCGTACCAGAACCAAGATACACTGGCGCCTGCGCACAGAAATGAAGTCAAAATGAACCTTACCTCCAGAGGTGGGCGCTGATGTGCTGCTCCACCATGGCATTGAGAGCCCACCGCAGGTGGTGGAGCCTCCGGTCGAAGGTGTACACACCGTGACCCGTCACATGACTGCCGAACGAGCACACCTAAGGAGACGAGACACCGTGGTCACCATTGGCAATGTCACGGCATTCACATCCGGGGGGTGAAAAAGGTGACAAAGATGCAACCGATTTCCAGGGGATGCTTTTGAAATGCGGGAGACTCCCGGGAACTTCACGGAGAGTTGGGACATCTGCATTATGACTGCATATGCTCCATTACCTTGCCGTGCAGGCAACACTGCATGGGTCAGATACATGCTTGCCGTCCTGTACCGTGCTGGACAATGGAGAAGCGCCATAGCCAACGTTTCTAGCTACCGTAGGAAACTACAACAAACCAAAGCTGACAAAGGTACCTTACCACCCGCATAATTACTTCAAAAACAGGTGGCTTACTGAGTGTTCATCGCTGCTTGGAAGTGTAGCTAGCCGCCTGACGCAGTTAAACCTTATTCAGAGTTTGTGTCACGAGACGGTCTGTCCAGCGACAGCGCAGTTTAGCAGAGAACAGACAGGAAGAATATTTTATTCCTACTAGCAGATGACCTAGACGAGATGTAGACCGGGACCTCCACAAATCATGTGGGTGACATATTTTGAAGTACAACGGCAAATTTTGCCGAAAGGTGACAAGTTCGCACCCCTGCATTTTGAGTTCACCATACTCCAGTGATATAACAGGCTAGCTGATGACATCCTGTGATCTTACCGCGGCCGGTTTGGGGTGCCAAGATGACGAGGGGTATTCGGCAGGCTCCTCAGACCCGTCCTCCTCGCTCTCGTCACTGGAGATGTGCCCGTAGACTAGGGGCGATGGAGCGCGGACGCTACCCTCCTGACGAGGTCTGTCCTCCTCCGGAGCGCTTTCTGAAGAGGCCCTGGATcgactgtacacacacacacgcacgtgcacgTTAGCATTGTGTCCACACATACTGCAAGAATGTACCACAAACTATTGATACCCTATCTTACAACACGAGTCGCCCACCTGAAGGCAGGGTTGTTGGTGAGGGGCCTCCTGCAATGGGGGGTGGGCGGCAGGTCCCTGGGGGCCTCCGGGCTAGGCGACCGACCGGAGCTCCCCTCGTGTGTCGGACCACTGCGCTCTCGGACCCGGGCCCCCGTCTTCAGCTCGGCCACCAGCTGGTCAAAGTCTTTACTACGGCCAGTAACCTTTCGTCGCTGGTGGATGGAGTGTATCTAAGGACAAAGGGGAAGAAGCACAGGAATAACAAATCATTGATTtatagcaacaacaaaaaagtatgtttgtaCACACAAAGGGTGCTTGTAAACTAGAACTGCGTCAGCGATCACCTTTCAAGGAACATATATGGatctatatgtgtgtatgtacgcgGGTGGTTGATGTGACATGGCCTTCTTGGTTCAGAGCgtcaaacaaataaataacatttaaattagtATATTAGTTCAGAACATACTTCTTTATGTGAACACACTGAACATTCGTGCAATTCATCACTTCAAAAATGTCCAACCAAACATGAAAAAGCTAATATGGTGTGACTGTCCCAAGTTTCAGAAAGTTTAAACTTGaataaaagtttaaaaaaaaatctcctcaATCAAGTACTGAACGTTAAAACAGATGTCAGTCTGATATTTTCGAAAGTCCAGACATAATATTTTGAGTCAGCCCtgatcaaaaatattttgttccagAAATGGACAAAATATGACACTTGTGATATTTAAATGGCCAATTGTGTGCAGACCTTTGGAGAGAAGGGATTCTTGTTCAAccaggaaaaactgaaaacaactCAGTAGGATGTGGAAGGGTTGCAGTTTGAGTGGTCtattttttcaataaatcaAATCTTTGACGCTCTCACTTCAATACCCTTTCCCAGTGTCCTTCAGTGTCACACTTCTTACATAAAAATGCCAAAGatattttttgttgtcattattaCTTTAAAATGTACCGTAGCATGTTGCAGTGGGTAAGCTGCAAGGATGTTAGCAAATAACAAGGCCCACTCTTGTGCTAAGTGTCTGAAATGTCATATTGTGTGAGACTAGATCATATTGTGACAGGTTTTGCTTGTCACTTCATATGATCCATTCATCATACCATATGAACTGTATTTTCCTACACAaagaataattttttatttgagcaaacaatttattaatgtattttgtaacTAATAGCTAAGCttaatatacaaccctgtttccaaaaaagttgggacgctgtgtaaaatgtaatgaaaaatagaatgcaatgatgtgcaaatcattttaaccctatactcaatagaaaataatacaaagacaacatatgaaatgttgaaactgagaaatattactgttccttgaaaaatatattctcagtttgaatttgatggcagcaacacatttcaaaagctgggacaggggcaacaagaGTGTGAAAGTTGTGTAATGACTCAGTTAAGTTGTGTTATAACTTGGTTAagtcgcaatttaatacaattgagcaaaaatccctagacgattcgacatcttaaagcttccacgtctcaacacacagacatctgacatttttaaaacaatttttaaCCCTATGACAATGgatctacagcaaatagttaatggctctctgcaatcaggaaTTTTCCCAATGTCTATAAAAACAGCTGTCATTCAGCCTCTTTTAAAAAAGataacactggatgcatctatattgaacaactatagacctgtatcaaatctccattttatagccaagataattgagaaggttgtcttcaatgagctcagcaattttgtgaactcaagcgaTCTTGTAGACACATTTTAGTCgggcttccgacctcaccacaatACTGAAACGgctctgataaaagttttaaatgaaataCGGCTCAATaccaattcaaataaaataacagttctggttattagatctcagtgctgcatttgacactgtaacTCATAGAACACCTCTAGACAGGCtagaaaattgggtaggactctccaggacagtccttaattgcTTTAGGTCTTAtttagatggccggagttactttgtcaccattggcaatcatcaatctgatagggtggcaatgacatgcagagttccccagggatcagttctcagaccgcttctgttcaatctgtATATGCTTCCtttgggccaaatt
This sequence is a window from Esox lucius isolate fEsoLuc1 chromosome 17, fEsoLuc1.pri, whole genome shotgun sequence. Protein-coding genes within it:
- the atxn7l2a gene encoding ataxin-7-like protein 2a, coding for MMAVRERAVKVMAALERRVPSIDDFVGQSWSAWAEKAGVTASEGTEGDDCSKNGKKAAEAMSLRKEDMSIFGHYPGQDDFYLVVCSHCGQVVKPQAFEKHCERRHGPLGKLYSRLRSPPPASQQRPRHSHSPSGTHATSTSSWEGRGQGTGVPRAAPQSPSTPPQFRHKPPKEGVRHSPLDKSPHASQSESAVFKQPPPLEPPLSSPCPSHRDPPWPHGGTPPARPSPTPPARPSPTPPRKEPTSASTLPGHLRGPRPYNKVASRRECDLDKHCGVLDPERKKVCTRLLTCNIHSIHQRRKVTGRSKDFDQLVAELKTGARVRERSGPTHEGSSGRSPSPEAPRDLPPTPHCRRPLTNNPAFSRSRASSESAPEEDRPRQEGSVRAPSPLVYGHISSDESEEDGSEEPAEYPSSSWHPKPAAVCSFGSHVTGHGVYTFDRRLHHLRWALNAMVEQHISAHLWRKIPQASDHQSQSPSVKSVPSSSSSSSSSSSSLHSKVRTGSHSAPSVRHSSSSHGPGRESRLEITSHSTAVNQSENSGSGGSLAAGPAPPPVRHVGPGRPPGPGRPKNPVGRPSKQQLRLREEAAAAALRKRKAPSQEGEHSGPDRNCILLQDRGRPPSTSSKTTPPAPHGLTNGTLSPGSKPRPQPSPSETNSPTAAWAFKRTHPPPGHSSSPPDPHSRGGDLGLHGRGAAGYEHRGLGKKRKGGSSEPSPPSKPHRLPSSPRSNYYPWKDSKGAALPGGVEKKMGTQKPKLHH